The Naumovozyma dairenensis CBS 421 chromosome 2, complete genome genome segment TCAACTTGAACCAATGGGATATCCTATAAATACGAGCTCTGTAGTATAGTTATATAGATAACACTTCCTAAAGGTTGACGGGAAAGTAATGGGGAAGTAACAAAAACACTTGCTTAAAAAAACAAGTGTTAACTAAGTTGATTCAgcttattttttcttttcgaaGTGCAGCcttgttatatatatatttatatgtatatattctaaaatatataaattagGAGAGGCAGTTGAAGATTCTTACTACGAACGTGAAGTATACGAAGGTTAAGGTTCGCTTTACCCCATTGTTTCCAATGTAAAGAAGCAAGTCACTTACTACAATTTCACAACGTGGAGTACTTTTAAGCCCACGAGCAAAGAAGAAAGCAAAAGGTTCAAAACTTTAGGAGGTTTTAgcttcaataaatataatgcATGATACAGTATGACTGTCGCCTCAGTTAATCACTGGTGAACTTTCTCTCAGTGGCGGctgaatatataattttgcGACGCGTAATGGCTGACGCGTTAGCTTTTTAAcataaaaaattgatataAGGTCAGACTACGTACTAAATGaataattgaaaaatcttaGTAATCGCTAAGAACTCATCTGAATCAATATCAACTGTGCGTAATCTCTACAATCCAGTTAAATAAGATAGTACTGTTTCGAAGTTTTCATTATAGTTGTTATCGAAAGCTACTTACAGTTACTTTAACTCAATTCGCGAAACctatttttatcaaaacCCCATCGATACCATGTCCAATGCTTTGAAAAGaccagatgaagaagatgaactCCAGGATGAGTTGAGCGTAGATAACCCCAACACAAACACTACTAAGAAACTGAAATTACAATCGTTAGATCACAGTGTAGGAAGTGAACCAGTATCTACTATCGAAATAATACCAACCGATggtttcaaaaaatttaaacaGCTGGGGTTTAAACCCAAAGATCAAGACCTTCATGGAACTCAGCTAGAATCCGTCTTTGAACAAGAATTAGAACAAATGGAACATGATTTTGCGTTGTCTCAAGAAAAGGATACCTCCATATACAAGAGAACCCCAATCCCAAAGGATTTTTCACCTTCCACTCATGACATTTCATTCCAGCAAATTGATGCTGAACAAAGTACATTAAACAACGGCACGAAAGTCAATAATACCTCTACGGTGGTAAGATTCTTTGGTGTCACAAGTGAAGGTTGTTCCGTTCTATGTAACGTCACAGGTTTCAAACATTATCTTTATGTTCCTGCACCCAACGGTATCGAATCTATTGATCccaatgaattgaaaaatttcatcaactACCTGAATGAATTATTCGGAACTACAAACCAGAACGGTGTAGATTCTATCGAAGTGGTACAAAAGCAATCCATTTGGGGGTACTCAGGTGATGGGAACTTACCTTTTTGGAAAATCTACGTCACGTATCCTTCTTTGATCAACAAATTACGTACGGGGTTTGAAAAGGGTCATTATACCTATAATTCATGGTTCACTAATGGTACCACTACATACGACAATATCGCATATCCCTTAAGATTGATGGTGGATTGTGGGATTGTTGGGATGTCTTGGATCACTTTACCTAAGGGGAAATATACTATGATCCCTGATGCGTCGAAGTTATCTACATGTCAATTAGAGGTTTGCATTAACTATAAAGATTTGGTGGCCCATCCAGCGGAAAATGATTGGTCGCACATGGCTCCCTTACGTATCTTGTCGTTTGATATAGAATGTGCTGGAAGAGTGGGTGTATTCCCTGAACCTGAAGTTGACCCAGTGATTCAAATTGCTAATGTTGTTAGTGTCACAGGTGCAAAGAAACCATTCATTAGAAATGTTTTTACTTTGAATTCTTGTTCTCCTATAACAGGTTCTCAAGTTTTCTCTCACGATACTGAAGAAGAGATGTTAAGTCATTGGCGTCAATTTATTCTGGAGGCAGATCCGGATCTGATTATTGGTTATAATACTACGAACTTTGATTTACCTTATTTGATCAATCGTGCTAAAGCTTTAAAAGTTCAAGATTTCCCATATTTCGGTAGACTGAAAAATGttaaacaagaaattaaagacGCAATTTTCTCATCAAAGGCGTATGGTACTAGAGAATctaagaatattaatattgacGGTCGTCTACAATTAGatttattacaatttgCTCAACGTGAATATAAATTAAGATCATATACATTAAACGCTGTATCGGCACATTTTTTAGGTGAACAAAAGGAAGACGTTCATTatagtattattactgATTTACAGAACGGTGACAGTGAAACAAGACGTAGGTTGGCTGTTTATTGTTTGAAAGATGCATATTTACCATTAAGATTGTTAGAGAAGTTAATGGCTTTGGTTAATTATACAGAAATGGCTCGTGTTACAGGTGTGCCATTTTCATACTTGTTGGCTCGTGGGCAACAAATTAAGGTCGTCTCGCAATTATTCCGTAAATGTATTCAAATTGATACAGTTATTCCCAACATGTCTTCACAAGCTTCTGATGAACAATATGAAGGTGCTACCGTCATTGAACCCATTAGAGGTTATTATGATGTACCCATTGCAACTTTAGATTTCAATTCCTTATATCCGAGTATTATGATGGCACACAATTTATGTTATACTACATTATGTAATAAGGCGACAGTGGAAAGATTGAAGCtgaaaaaagatgaagaatatattatttcacCAAATGGCGATTATTTCGTAACAGATAAAGTGAGGCGTGGAATTCTTCCCATTATTTTAGATGAATTAATCCAAGCGAGAAAACGTGCCaagaaagatttgaaaaatgaaacagaTCCATTTAAACGTGATGTTCTTAACGGTAGACAGCTAGCTTTAAAGATTTCCGCTAATTCTGTTTATGGTTTTACTGGGGCCACAGTAGGCAAACTGCCATGTTTGGCTATCTCATCTTCAGTCACTGCTTTTGGTCGTGATATGATTATGACCACGAAAAATGctgttgaagaaaaatatacaaaaaataaaggcTATGCTGATGATGCCATTGTTGTTTATGGTGATACAGATTCTGTTATGGTGAAATTTGGTACAACAGATTTAAAAGAGGCAATGAGGTTAGGTACTGAAGCTGCTGCTTTTGTTTCCACTCTATTTAAACATCCCATCAAtttagaatttgaaaaatgttatTTCCCATATCTGTTAATCAATAAGAAACGTTATGCAGGGCTTTATTGGACAAATCCAGATAAATTCGATAGACTGGACCAAAAGGGGTTGGCATCAGTTCGTCGTGATTCATGTTCATTAGTTTCCATTGTTATGAACAAA includes the following:
- the POL3 gene encoding DNA-directed DNA polymerase delta POL3 (similar to Saccharomyces cerevisiae POL3 (YDL102W); ancestral locus Anc_2.351), encoding MSNALKRPDEEDELQDELSVDNPNTNTTKKLKLQSLDHSVGSEPVSTIEIIPTDGFKKFKQLGFKPKDQDLHGTQLESVFEQELEQMEHDFALSQEKDTSIYKRTPIPKDFSPSTHDISFQQIDAEQSTLNNGTKVNNTSTVVRFFGVTSEGCSVLCNVTGFKHYLYVPAPNGIESIDPNELKNFINYLNELFGTTNQNGVDSIEVVQKQSIWGYSGDGNLPFWKIYVTYPSLINKLRTGFEKGHYTYNSWFTNGTTTYDNIAYPLRLMVDCGIVGMSWITLPKGKYTMIPDASKLSTCQLEVCINYKDLVAHPAENDWSHMAPLRILSFDIECAGRVGVFPEPEVDPVIQIANVVSVTGAKKPFIRNVFTLNSCSPITGSQVFSHDTEEEMLSHWRQFILEADPDLIIGYNTTNFDLPYLINRAKALKVQDFPYFGRLKNVKQEIKDAIFSSKAYGTRESKNINIDGRLQLDLLQFAQREYKLRSYTLNAVSAHFLGEQKEDVHYSIITDLQNGDSETRRRLAVYCLKDAYLPLRLLEKLMALVNYTEMARVTGVPFSYLLARGQQIKVVSQLFRKCIQIDTVIPNMSSQASDEQYEGATVIEPIRGYYDVPIATLDFNSLYPSIMMAHNLCYTTLCNKATVERLKLKKDEEYIISPNGDYFVTDKVRRGILPIILDELIQARKRAKKDLKNETDPFKRDVLNGRQLALKISANSVYGFTGATVGKLPCLAISSSVTAFGRDMIMTTKNAVEEKYTKNKGYADDAIVVYGDTDSVMVKFGTTDLKEAMRLGTEAAAFVSTLFKHPINLEFEKCYFPYLLINKKRYAGLYWTNPDKFDRLDQKGLASVRRDSCSLVSIVMNKVLKKILIERNVPSALDFVKATINDILHNNVDISKLIISKTLAPNYTNPQPHAVLAARLKKRDGMGPNVGDRVDYVITGGNDKLYNRAEDPLYVLEHNLQIDSKYYLNNQLQNPIISIIAPIIGEKDANSMFVVKSIKINTGNTKGGLMGFVKKVEVCKGCKGPLKKGEGPLCSNCQERSGELYIKALYEVRDLEEKFARLWTECQRCAGSLHNEVLCSNKNCDIFYMRVKVKKELQEKMEQLSKW